The proteins below are encoded in one region of Telopea speciosissima isolate NSW1024214 ecotype Mountain lineage chromosome 10, Tspe_v1, whole genome shotgun sequence:
- the LOC122642040 gene encoding mannan endo-1,4-beta-mannosidase 6-like isoform X1 has product MEDLWRERKAYPLLGLMSIGVILYLNFGDKLSFPILWQPKMSFVGTNSTRFVINDDNGEQSIFYVNGWNSYWLMEESVWSTSRYKVSEMLKRGSQMGMTVCRTWAFSDGDRHDSLQFAPGFFNEKVFQGLDFVIAEARKHKIRLILSLVNNLDAFGGKAQYVKWAQEAGVNVSSSTDSFFSHPTIKRYYKDYIKAIVARKNSITGRRYSEEPAVFAWELINEPRCTSSSSAPLLQTWITEMASFIKSLDQKHLVTVGLEGFYGPKTTERSGVNPGEWAALLGSDFIQDSAIENIDFASVHAYPDSWISGADLEEKAHFLSRWVDYHIHDGESVLKKPVLFTEVGSSMHRTNDTALLKIIYDKVYESAKKKEAGAGALIWQFLVEGVESYSDQFSLVAWDHPATYKLILEQSCRLRIMFEKGEADKKVNHADLCFGS; this is encoded by the exons ATGGAAGATCtatggagggagagaaaagctTATCCCCTCTTGGGTCTTATGTCTATAGGTGTTATTCTTTACCTGAATTTCGGCGACAAGCTTTCATTCCCGATTCTATGGCAGCCAAAGATGAGTTTTGTCGGTACCAACTCCACCCGATTTGTCATCAACGATGATAATGGCGAACAATCAATATTCTACGTTAATGGGTGGAATTCGTACTGGTTGATGGAGGAAAGTGTGTGGAGTACTTCGAGGTATAAGGTTTCTGAGATGCTCAAGAGAGGATCCCAGATGGGGATGACTGTTTGTCGGACATGGGCATTCAGTGATGGTGATCGTCATGATTCTCTTCAGTTCGCACCTGGGTTCTTCAATGAAAAGGTTTTCCAG GGCTTGGATTTTGTGATAGCTGAAGCAAGGAAACATAAGATAAGGTTAATCCTTAGTCTAGTAAATAACCTGGACGCCTTTGGTGGAAAAGCTCAGTATGTAAAATGGGCACAAGAAGCTGGAGTCAATGTCTCATCCTCGACTGATTCATTTTTTTCACATCCAACTATAAAGAGATACTACAAGGATTACATTAAG GCCATTGTGGCAAGAAAGAACTCAATAACTGGGCGGAGATATTCTGAAGAGCCAGCAGTATTTGCTTGGGAACTCATAAATGAGCCACGCTGCACATCTAGTTCGTCTGCTCCTCTTCTTCAG ACTTGGATTACAGAAATGGCATCATTTATCAAGAGTTTGGACCAAAAACATCTGGTGACCGTCGGACTCGAAGGGTTCTATGGACCAAAAACAACTGAAAGATCTGGAGTGAATCCTGGGGAATGGGCAGCCTTGCTTGGATCAGATTTTATACAGGACTCAGCAATTGAAAATATTGATTTTGCTTCTGTTCATGCATACCCTGATAGCTG GATCTCTGGTGCTGATCTGGAAGAAAAAGCACATTTTCTTTCACGTTGGGTGGATTACCATATACATGATGGAGAGAGTGTGCTGAAAAAACCAGTCCTTTTCACTGAGGTTGGCTCTTCAATGCACAGAACAAATGATACAGCTTTACTGAAGATTATTTATGATAAAGTATACGAGTCAGCAAAGAAAAAGGAGGCTGGAGCAGGAGCCTTAATTTGGCAGTTTCTCGTTGAAGGAGTGGAGAGCTATAGTGATCAATTCTCCCTTGTAGCATGGGATCATCCTGCTACTTATAAACTGATTTTAGAACAGTCATGCAGACTGCGAATCATGTTTGAGAAAGGTGAAGCAGACAAGAAAGTTAACCATGCAGATCTTTGTTTTGGCAGTTAG
- the LOC122643645 gene encoding uncharacterized protein LOC122643645 — MLLSALTLQANENGVKTAIFLSPKFVLGPGKVENKFYHNIDFPRGHIAIKEFYGEVVDDRGNPVPLRETYLHHWVVERDYIPKGNGNQELHLSKNIVVRNSGVCQGNVLGQYFGFGSETRKTKTYIPDPYGIEVGNPMEIPNGYEERWLLNIHAIDTRGVVDRLGCTECRCDLYNITRDQFGRPIDPGYTGGLFCCYDQTQCRVQEGFESIKRSLYLRYTVKWVDWEDTIVPVKIYILDVTDTRKRASDAARLGALHGCQVF, encoded by the coding sequence ATGTTACTCTCGGCCTTAACGTTGCAAGCTAACGAAAATGGGGTGAAAACTGCTATTTTCCTGTCGCCAAAGTTTGTGCTGGGACCAGGAAAAGTGGAGAATAAATTCTACCATAATATCGACTTTCCAAGAGGCCATATTGCAATTAAGGAATTTTATGGTGAAGTGGTCGATGATAGGGGAAATCCTGTGCCTCTGCGTGAAACTTATCTCCACCACTGGGTTGTAGAAAGAGATTACATCCCTAAGGGTAATGGCAATCAGGAGCTTCACTTGTCAAAGAATATTGTAGTAAGAAACTCTGGAGTATGCCAGGGAAATGTTCTGGGGCAGTATTTTGGTTTTGGATCTGAAACACGCAAAACAAAGACTTACATTCCAGATCCATATGGCATAGAAGTTGGGAATCCAATGGAAATTCCTAATGGTTATGAGGAGAGATGGTTGCTCAATATTCATGCAATTGATACACGTGGTGTGGTGGATCGGCTGGGATGCACAGAATGCAGGTGTGATCTCTATAATATCACAAGGGATCAGTTTGGCCGGCCTATTGATCCAGGGTATACGGGAGGCCTATTTTGTTGTTATGATCAAACACAGTGCAGAGTGCAAGAAGGTTTTGAGAGTATCAAGAGAAGCCTCTACTTGAGATACACTGTGAAATGGGTAGATTGGGAAGACACTATTGTGCCTGTTAAGATTTATATACTAGATGTTACTGATACCAGGAAGAGGGCAAGTGATGCAGCAAGACTTGGTGCTTTACATGGTTGCCAGGTATTTTAA
- the LOC122642041 gene encoding cell division protein FtsZ homolog 1, chloroplastic-like, with the protein MATLHLTNPNQLFSSSSVTVGFRQMMLSRDGLHIAAAPSVRRRSSRSRSNCGIFCSSSAFPPTESAKIKVVGIGGGGNNAVNRMIGSGLLGVEFYAINTDAQALLQSSAENLLQIGEQLTRGLGTGGNPLVGEQAAEESKEAIANALKGSDLVFITSGMGGGTGSGAAPVVAQISKEAGYLTVGVVTYPFSFEGRKRSVQALDAIEKLQRNVDTLIVIPNDRLLDIADEQMPLQDAFLFADDVLRQGVQGISDIITIPGLVNVDFADVKAVMKDSGTAMLGVGVSSSKNRAEEAAEQAILAPLFGSSIQSATGVVYNITGGKDITLQEVNRVSQVVTSLADPSANIIFGAVVDDRYKGEIHVTIIATGFSQSFQKMLLTDPKAAKLVEKAAGSQESKSGSAFTQQSPAAASIVKSWASRRLFF; encoded by the exons ATGGCTACGCTTCACCTCACAAACCCTAATCAgttattttcatcttcttcggtTACTGTTGGGTTTCGTCAGATGATGCTCTCCCGTGATGGTCTCCATATTGCTGCTGCTCCGAGTGTTCGTCGAAGAAGCTCACGGAGTAGAAGCAACTGTGGtatcttctgttcttcttctgcCTTCCCTCCCACGGAGTCAGCTAAGATTAAGGTAGTGGGTATTGGTGGTGGAGGAAATAATGCTGTTAATCGCATGATTGGAAGCGGATTGctg GGTGTTGAGTTCTATGCCATAAACACGGATGCTCAGGCTCTATTACAATCTTCTGCAGAGAACCTTCTTCAAATTGGCGAGCAATTGACTCGTGGACTAG GTACAGGTGGTAATCCTCTTGTGGGAGAACAAGCTGCAGAGGAATCAAAGGAAGCAATAGCAAATGCTCTCAAGGGCTCAGATCTTGTGTTTATTACATCAGGTATGGGTGGGGGTACTGGTTCTGGTGCTGCTCCTGTTGTTGCCCAGATATCAAAGGAAGCAGGTTATTTGACCGTTGGTGTGGTTACCTACCCTTTTAGCTTTGAAGGACGTAAGAGATCTGTTCAG GCATTGGACGCTattgaaaaattacaaagaaatgTTGATACTCTTATAGTAATTCCCAACGACCGTCTATTGGATATTGCTGATGAACAGATGCCCCTTCAGGATGCTTTCCTTTTCGCTGATGATGTTCTACGCCAAGGAGTCCAAGGGATTTCTGACATTATCACA ATACCTGGACTGGTGAATGTGGATTTTGCAGATGTCAAGGCGGTCATGAAGGACTCTGGAACTGCAATGCTTGGAGTGGGGGTTTCTTCCAGCAAGAATCGTGCTGAAGAAGCAGCTGAGCAAGCAATTTTAGCTCCTCTGTTTGGATCATCAATACAATCTGCTACAGGAGTTGTGTATAATATCACTGGAGGGAAGGACATAACCTTGCAAGAAGTAAATAGAGTATCTCAG GTAGTTACTAGTTTGGCAGATCCTTCAGCGAACATAATATTTGGGGCGGTGGTGGATGACCGCTACAAAGGTGAAATCCATGTGACAATTATTGCAACCGGCTTCTCACAGTCATTTCAGAAGATGCTATTGACAGATCCCAAGGCGGCCAAGTTGGTAGAGAAAGCAGCAGGGAGCCAAGAAAGCAAGTCCGGATCTGCTTTCACTCAGCAGTCACCGGCTGCAGCATCCATTGTTAAATCTTGGGCCTCACGAAGATTGTTCTTCTAG
- the LOC122642043 gene encoding uncharacterized protein LOC122642043, producing MPNGGAVIYGVAHQHSGGVGSTLYGEDGRVICSSLPVYGEGKEPGNEAGYIVGMSSCYPQPGTVRVFERETLILESKYNSTQKHTGVMGIFYILVADSPPKPLLSLQTSVHQELIMLGKYSWALVFIGVAVAFILGVLLLRRNERACSYQSI from the exons ATGCCCAATGGGGGTGCTGTTATCTATGGTGTTGCCCACCAACATTCAGGGGGAGTCGGTTCAACTCTATATGGAGAG GATGGCCGAGTTATATGTTCTTCTTTACCAGTTTATGGAGAAGGGAAAGAACCAGGTAATGAGGCTGGTTACATTGTGGGAATGTCTTCATGCTATCCTCAACCAGGCACAGTTAGGGTATTTGAAAGGgagactttgattttggaatcCAAGTACAACAGCACCCAAAAGCATACAGGGGTGATGGGCATCTTCTACATTTTGGTTGCAGACTCACCACCAAAGCCGTTGCTTTCATTACAAACTTCAGTTCAT CAGGAACTGATAATGCTGGGCAAATATTCATGGGCATTAGTTTTCATTGGAGTGGCTGTAGCTTTTATTCTCGGAGTTCTTCTTCTCCGAAGGAATGAAAGAGCATGCAGTTACCAATCCATATGA
- the LOC122642040 gene encoding mannan endo-1,4-beta-mannosidase 6-like isoform X2: protein MEDLWRERKAYPLLGLMSIGVILYLNFGDKLSFPILWQPKMSFVGTNSTRFVINDDNGEQSIFYVNGWNSYWLMEESVWSTSRYKVSEMLKRGSQMGMTVCRTWAFSDGDRHDSLQFAPGFFNEKVFQGLDFVIAEARKHKIRLILSLVNNLDAFGGKAQYVKWAQEAGVNVSSSTDSFFSHPTIKRYYKDYIKAIVARKNSITGRRYSEEPAVFAWELINEPRCTSSSSAPLLQTWITEMASFIKSLDQKHLVTVGLEGFYGPKTTERSGVNPGEWAALLGSDFIQDSAIENIDFASVHAYPDSWIVDWFHQILLPSFLISMTSYHDPLAGSLVLIWKKKHIFFHVGWITIYMMERVC, encoded by the exons ATGGAAGATCtatggagggagagaaaagctTATCCCCTCTTGGGTCTTATGTCTATAGGTGTTATTCTTTACCTGAATTTCGGCGACAAGCTTTCATTCCCGATTCTATGGCAGCCAAAGATGAGTTTTGTCGGTACCAACTCCACCCGATTTGTCATCAACGATGATAATGGCGAACAATCAATATTCTACGTTAATGGGTGGAATTCGTACTGGTTGATGGAGGAAAGTGTGTGGAGTACTTCGAGGTATAAGGTTTCTGAGATGCTCAAGAGAGGATCCCAGATGGGGATGACTGTTTGTCGGACATGGGCATTCAGTGATGGTGATCGTCATGATTCTCTTCAGTTCGCACCTGGGTTCTTCAATGAAAAGGTTTTCCAG GGCTTGGATTTTGTGATAGCTGAAGCAAGGAAACATAAGATAAGGTTAATCCTTAGTCTAGTAAATAACCTGGACGCCTTTGGTGGAAAAGCTCAGTATGTAAAATGGGCACAAGAAGCTGGAGTCAATGTCTCATCCTCGACTGATTCATTTTTTTCACATCCAACTATAAAGAGATACTACAAGGATTACATTAAG GCCATTGTGGCAAGAAAGAACTCAATAACTGGGCGGAGATATTCTGAAGAGCCAGCAGTATTTGCTTGGGAACTCATAAATGAGCCACGCTGCACATCTAGTTCGTCTGCTCCTCTTCTTCAG ACTTGGATTACAGAAATGGCATCATTTATCAAGAGTTTGGACCAAAAACATCTGGTGACCGTCGGACTCGAAGGGTTCTATGGACCAAAAACAACTGAAAGATCTGGAGTGAATCCTGGGGAATGGGCAGCCTTGCTTGGATCAGATTTTATACAGGACTCAGCAATTGAAAATATTGATTTTGCTTCTGTTCATGCATACCCTGATAGCTG GATTGTGGATTGGTTTCATCAAATACTTTTACCATCTTTTCTTATATCAATGACATCTTACCATGACCCTCTTGCAGGATCTCTGGTGCTGATCTGGAAGAAAAAGCACATTTTCTTTCACGTTGGGTGGATTACCATATACATGATGGAGAGAGTGTGCTGA